Proteins encoded in a region of the Streptomyces akebiae genome:
- a CDS encoding NADAR family protein yields the protein MEKIDSWDTLTEAVRTGARVKYLHFWGHRPLPDGRIGASCLSQWWPSPFTVDGVEYATAEHWMMASKARLFGDPEAERKAVAASSPAQAKKAGRLVRGFDDARWERERFGIVVEGSLHKFAAHADLRAFLLGTGRRVLVEASPVDRIWGIGLAADDERAMDPARWRGPNLLGFALMAARERLSNGVEV from the coding sequence ATGGAGAAGATCGATTCTTGGGACACGCTGACGGAAGCGGTCCGCACGGGGGCGAGGGTCAAGTACCTGCACTTCTGGGGGCACCGCCCCCTGCCGGACGGCCGGATCGGCGCGAGCTGTCTGAGCCAGTGGTGGCCGTCGCCGTTCACGGTGGACGGCGTGGAGTACGCGACGGCCGAGCACTGGATGATGGCCTCGAAGGCGCGGTTGTTCGGGGATCCGGAGGCGGAGCGCAAGGCCGTGGCCGCGTCGAGCCCCGCGCAGGCCAAGAAGGCCGGGCGGCTGGTGCGCGGTTTCGACGACGCCCGGTGGGAGCGGGAGCGCTTCGGCATCGTCGTCGAGGGCAGCCTCCACAAGTTCGCCGCCCACGCCGACCTGCGGGCGTTCCTCCTGGGCACGGGCCGCCGGGTGCTCGTCGAGGCCAGCCCCGTCGACCGGATCTGGGGCATCGGCCTCGCGGCGGATGACGAACGCGCCATGGACCCCGCGCGCTGGCGGGGCCCCAATCTGCTGGGCTTCGCGCTGATGGCGGCCCGGGAGAGACTGTCGAACGGGGTCGAGGTGTGA
- a CDS encoding Lrp/AsnC family transcriptional regulator, with the protein MHSEPVASRSADQKDSREPRNGTPQLDAVSLAIVEQLQEDGRRPYAAIGKAVGLSEAAVRQRVQKLLDQGVMQIVAVTDPLTVGFRRQAMLGINVDGDLDPVADALTAMSEVEYIVITAGSFDLMAEVVCEDDDHLLEVINKRIRTLPGVRSTESFVYLKLKKQTYMWGTR; encoded by the coding sequence GTGCACAGTGAGCCCGTGGCCAGTCGAAGCGCAGACCAGAAGGACTCCAGGGAGCCCAGGAACGGCACTCCTCAGTTGGACGCCGTCTCCCTCGCCATCGTCGAGCAGCTGCAGGAGGACGGCCGACGGCCGTACGCCGCCATCGGCAAGGCCGTCGGCCTCTCCGAGGCGGCCGTCCGCCAGCGCGTCCAGAAGCTGCTCGACCAGGGCGTGATGCAGATCGTCGCCGTCACCGACCCGCTCACCGTGGGCTTCCGGCGGCAGGCGATGCTCGGCATCAACGTGGACGGCGACCTGGATCCCGTGGCGGACGCCCTGACGGCCATGTCGGAGGTCGAGTACATCGTCATCACCGCCGGCTCCTTCGACCTGATGGCGGAGGTCGTCTGCGAGGACGACGACCACCTCCTGGAAGTGATCAACAAGCGCATCCGGACCCTGCCCGGCGTGCGCTCCACCGAGAGCTTCGTCTACCTCAAGCTCAAGAAGCAGACCTACATGTGGGGAACCCGATAA
- a CDS encoding MBL fold metallo-hydrolase: protein MRLTDHVTLVASGAYGFDLSDPLDCHVYLVRGTRHSVLVDAGAGRSAEAIVRAVRTTGADPRHLLLTHGHADHAGGAAALAERLPGLRVLAGAEATGWIAAGDEAGVSLDRGKASGYYPADYTLAPCPQVEALADGEEIDLGGGVVLRAVATPGHADGHLCYHLRTPGRRALFSGDCVFTGGRISLQNLHDSRVPEYAASLTRLAALDVDALFPGHHEVSLARAGRHLEAARDTLARGLLPKSTT, encoded by the coding sequence ATGCGGCTGACCGACCATGTCACGCTCGTCGCCAGCGGGGCGTACGGATTCGACCTCAGCGATCCGTTGGACTGCCACGTCTACCTGGTGCGGGGCACCCGGCACAGCGTGCTCGTGGACGCCGGAGCCGGCCGGTCCGCCGAGGCGATCGTGCGCGCCGTGCGTACCACCGGCGCAGACCCCCGTCATCTCCTTCTCACCCACGGCCACGCCGACCACGCGGGCGGAGCCGCCGCGCTCGCCGAACGGCTGCCCGGACTGCGCGTACTGGCCGGTGCCGAGGCCACGGGCTGGATCGCGGCGGGCGACGAGGCGGGCGTCAGTCTGGACCGTGGCAAGGCGTCCGGGTACTACCCGGCCGACTACACCCTCGCCCCCTGCCCCCAGGTCGAGGCTTTGGCCGACGGCGAGGAGATCGACCTCGGGGGTGGAGTGGTCCTGCGTGCCGTCGCGACGCCCGGTCATGCCGACGGCCACCTCTGCTACCACCTGCGCACCCCCGGCCGGCGGGCGCTCTTCTCCGGGGACTGTGTCTTCACGGGGGGCCGTATCTCGCTGCAGAACCTGCACGACAGCCGGGTCCCCGAGTACGCGGCCAGTCTGACCCGGCTGGCCGCGCTCGACGTGGACGCGCTGTTCCCCGGCCACCACGAGGTCTCGCTCGCGAGGGCCGGGCGCCATCTGGAGGCCGCCCGTGACACTCTCGCCCGTGGACTGCTGCCGAAGAGCACGACCTGA
- a CDS encoding sigma-70 family RNA polymerase sigma factor produces MDGRQWRSTIAAAQAGDRRALDELVEGWLPLVYNIVGRALNGHADVDDVVQETMLRAVDNLDTLRDPDSFRSWLVAIAMRQIRDRARRRTADQLDDHDAHGATDFAELTVLRLQLEGQRKEVAEAVRWLDDEDRQLLSLWWLEVAGELTRRELAAAVGISRQHAAVRVQRMKARLETARGIVRALDSSCSDLGRVTARWSGQPDSVWRKRIARHIRGCARCDGHGRPGEVVVPAERLLVGLALVPVPVGFTLSLAFGGKTAVAATAATASVGWSAKVVGALAKPAVAVTAGASIVAGGAYVVTQPPMDRPAQAAPSVMSTARGPAAPAFRTPSPSSVPSSSPSPSASPSSVKKKEPKDLYGTVVDAVDEAPDPDTPPAALPRRPESGVTSSGGARTVMNHRGDNVTFTGQGYVLVRWQISPQYRAGGLVMPTWTGLEGKLFHVASGGGRRMDDPTSADGRTSGMGGPDTGYTVLPDGTQQMWQNEYFYLDGTVTLTQNERGADYGITVAPSTWNAVTDDLALGPERGAIRYGLVRDDGKDSAPVPQYVTRAKPADAASVAQRSDV; encoded by the coding sequence GTGGACGGGCGGCAGTGGCGTTCCACCATCGCGGCCGCGCAGGCGGGGGACCGGCGCGCCCTCGACGAGCTGGTCGAGGGCTGGTTGCCGCTCGTCTACAACATCGTCGGCCGGGCCCTCAACGGCCACGCCGACGTCGACGACGTCGTGCAGGAGACCATGCTGCGCGCCGTCGACAACCTCGACACGCTGCGCGATCCGGACAGCTTCCGTTCCTGGCTGGTCGCGATCGCGATGCGACAGATACGGGACCGGGCGCGCCGCCGCACCGCCGACCAGCTCGACGACCACGACGCCCACGGCGCCACCGACTTCGCCGAACTGACCGTGCTGCGGCTGCAGTTGGAGGGCCAGCGCAAGGAGGTCGCGGAAGCGGTCCGCTGGCTCGACGACGAGGACCGGCAACTGCTGTCGCTGTGGTGGCTGGAGGTGGCGGGCGAACTCACCCGGCGCGAACTCGCCGCCGCCGTCGGCATCAGCCGACAGCACGCCGCCGTACGCGTCCAGCGGATGAAGGCCCGGCTGGAGACCGCGCGCGGTATCGTCCGCGCCCTCGACTCCTCCTGCTCCGACCTGGGCCGGGTCACCGCACGCTGGAGCGGGCAGCCCGACTCGGTGTGGCGCAAGCGCATCGCCCGGCACATCCGTGGCTGCGCCCGCTGCGACGGTCACGGCCGCCCCGGTGAGGTCGTCGTGCCCGCCGAACGCCTCCTCGTCGGGCTCGCTCTCGTCCCCGTCCCCGTCGGCTTCACCCTGTCCCTGGCGTTCGGTGGCAAGACGGCCGTGGCGGCGACCGCCGCGACCGCCTCCGTGGGCTGGTCCGCCAAGGTGGTCGGCGCCCTCGCCAAGCCCGCCGTCGCGGTGACGGCGGGCGCGTCGATCGTCGCCGGGGGCGCGTACGTCGTGACACAACCCCCGATGGACCGGCCCGCGCAGGCCGCGCCGTCGGTGATGAGCACGGCCCGTGGACCTGCGGCTCCGGCGTTCCGCACCCCGTCGCCCTCCTCGGTGCCGTCGTCCTCACCGTCCCCCTCGGCCTCCCCGTCGTCGGTGAAGAAGAAGGAGCCGAAGGACCTGTACGGCACCGTCGTCGACGCGGTGGACGAGGCACCGGACCCGGACACCCCGCCCGCCGCCCTCCCCCGGCGGCCCGAGTCCGGTGTCACGAGCAGCGGTGGCGCGCGGACCGTGATGAACCACCGCGGCGACAACGTGACGTTCACGGGCCAGGGCTATGTCCTGGTCCGCTGGCAGATCTCGCCCCAGTACCGGGCGGGCGGTCTGGTCATGCCCACCTGGACCGGCCTGGAGGGCAAGCTGTTCCACGTCGCCTCGGGCGGCGGCCGCCGTATGGACGACCCGACCTCCGCCGACGGCAGGACCTCGGGCATGGGCGGCCCCGACACCGGCTACACCGTCCTGCCCGACGGCACCCAACAGATGTGGCAGAACGAGTACTTCTACCTCGACGGCACGGTCACGCTCACCCAGAACGAACGAGGCGCCGACTACGGCATCACCGTCGCCCCCTCCACCTGGAACGCCGTCACCGACGACCTCGCCCTCGGTCCCGAACGGGGGGCCATCCGCTACGGCCTCGTCCGCGACGACGGCAAGGACTCGGCGCCGGTGCCGCAGTACGTCACCCGGGCGAAGCCGGCGGACGCGGCGAGCGTGGCTCAGCGGTCCGACGTGTAG
- a CDS encoding DUF4190 domain-containing protein, producing MAADEAPIPETPTAPQPGPWAPPQGDAALPPTVVDGATLPTVTDDAAPLTVVDGATLPTVTDDTVPPTVVDGATLPTVTEDAVASASSGGAELLTVADGVALPTTPGAVPRPEDAIPAPTPTVALDKPGAPTGSPDSGEPGGSTEGPGAVHASAPVAPSGSAETVASVPPAWSAPTASAPQAPYDPWAAPADTPAQGSAAHPPAPTPTTPSVHDQMTVLAMPGAPTGGPASAGTGGPTSTQAPAPQPWAGPGAYAAPGDRPPAMSPAPAPNPFAPPAPGAPHASYPPPAVSAPYPAPGAAVPPPPIGPEGPGQAPYGYPQYPGAHAYPGAGYPVPGAGSAWPLPALPPSNGMGIAAMVLGICAAVLFCLWPLAILLGIMAMIFGFIGRAKARRGEATNPGHALAGIICGVVGILLGIGFIVLIVLASESDGYDSDTDPFDDSYSTSLSLVLPRG from the coding sequence ATGGCAGCCGACGAGGCACCGATTCCGGAAACACCGACCGCTCCTCAGCCCGGCCCGTGGGCACCCCCACAGGGTGACGCCGCGCTACCGCCGACGGTGGTGGACGGTGCCACCCTCCCGACGGTGACCGACGACGCCGCTCCGCTGACGGTGGTGGACGGTGCCACCCTCCCGACGGTGACCGACGACACCGTGCCGCCGACGGTGGTGGACGGCGCCACCCTCCCGACGGTGACCGAGGACGCCGTTGCGTCGGCGTCGAGCGGAGGTGCCGAACTGCTGACGGTGGCCGACGGCGTGGCCCTGCCGACCACGCCGGGCGCCGTCCCGAGGCCCGAGGACGCGATACCGGCCCCGACCCCGACGGTCGCCCTCGACAAGCCGGGCGCGCCGACGGGGTCGCCCGACTCCGGCGAGCCGGGCGGGTCCACCGAGGGGCCCGGGGCCGTCCACGCGAGCGCTCCGGTCGCGCCCTCCGGCTCCGCCGAGACGGTGGCCTCGGTTCCGCCCGCATGGTCGGCGCCGACCGCGTCCGCGCCCCAGGCTCCCTACGATCCATGGGCCGCCCCGGCCGACACCCCGGCTCAGGGCAGCGCCGCGCACCCTCCCGCTCCGACTCCCACCACGCCCTCGGTGCACGACCAGATGACGGTTCTGGCCATGCCGGGTGCGCCGACGGGCGGCCCCGCGTCGGCCGGCACCGGTGGGCCGACGTCCACCCAGGCCCCCGCGCCGCAGCCCTGGGCGGGTCCCGGCGCGTACGCAGCCCCGGGTGACCGCCCGCCCGCGATGTCGCCCGCCCCTGCCCCCAATCCGTTCGCCCCGCCCGCGCCCGGCGCACCCCACGCCTCCTACCCCCCGCCCGCGGTCTCCGCGCCCTACCCCGCCCCCGGCGCGGCCGTACCTCCCCCGCCCATCGGCCCAGAAGGGCCCGGACAGGCCCCGTACGGGTACCCCCAGTATCCGGGCGCCCACGCCTACCCCGGTGCCGGCTACCCCGTTCCGGGCGCGGGCTCTGCCTGGCCCCTGCCGGCGCTGCCGCCGAGCAACGGGATGGGGATCGCGGCGATGGTGCTCGGCATCTGCGCCGCCGTGCTGTTCTGCCTGTGGCCCCTCGCGATCCTGCTCGGGATCATGGCCATGATCTTCGGCTTCATCGGCCGGGCCAAGGCGCGCCGGGGCGAGGCGACGAACCCGGGGCACGCCCTGGCCGGGATCATCTGCGGTGTCGTCGGCATCCTGCTCGGCATCGGCTTCATCGTGCTCATCGTCCTGGCGTCCGAGAGCGACGGCTACGACTCGGACACCGACCCCTTCGACGACAGCTACTCCACGTCACTGTCCCTGGTGCTGCCGAGGGGATAA
- a CDS encoding LOG family protein: MQTMPAHAAHHDDHEIETIEEFDATVSARGTLAGFRIQAVDLTDRTRELLATDTAEAVFLGCPMRPEAATKIRTDGALVFPPVPGLPFDPYRGLLYSPDELFASLSDGGYEATPDALAYAWLQRTKADRDVYASMLRAVHDDSVSDALDELLSGARVVGVMGGHAMARGTEAYEGAARLGRTLARSGLKVATGGGPGAMEAANLGAYAAPYDDAMLAESLQLLAKAPKFTPSITDWASAAFEVRTRWPRGGPSVGIPTWFYGHEPPNPFASHIAKYFANATREDGLLARCGAGVVFLPGAAGTVQEIFDNATPNYYESRGEPTPMVLVDRAHWTERLPTWPLLRSLARGRSMEARIALVDRIEEAPEALARLGDRSNTSSD, from the coding sequence GTGCAGACGATGCCCGCCCACGCGGCCCACCACGACGACCACGAGATCGAGACGATCGAGGAGTTCGACGCGACCGTCTCGGCGCGCGGCACCCTCGCCGGATTCCGGATCCAGGCCGTCGATCTGACGGACCGTACGCGTGAACTGCTCGCCACCGACACGGCGGAGGCCGTCTTCCTGGGCTGTCCGATGCGACCGGAGGCGGCGACGAAGATACGCACGGACGGCGCCCTGGTCTTCCCGCCCGTCCCCGGCCTGCCCTTCGACCCGTACCGGGGCCTGCTCTACTCCCCCGACGAACTCTTCGCGTCCCTGTCCGACGGCGGTTACGAGGCCACGCCCGACGCCCTCGCGTACGCCTGGCTCCAGCGCACCAAGGCCGACCGGGACGTCTACGCCTCCATGCTGCGCGCCGTCCACGACGACTCCGTTTCGGACGCTCTCGACGAACTCCTCTCCGGTGCCCGGGTGGTGGGCGTGATGGGGGGTCACGCGATGGCACGCGGCACCGAGGCGTACGAGGGCGCCGCCCGCCTCGGCCGCACCCTGGCCCGCTCGGGTCTCAAGGTCGCCACCGGCGGCGGTCCGGGCGCGATGGAGGCGGCGAACCTGGGCGCCTACGCGGCCCCGTACGACGACGCGATGCTCGCCGAGTCGCTGCAACTGCTGGCGAAAGCACCGAAGTTCACCCCGTCGATCACCGACTGGGCGAGCGCCGCCTTCGAAGTGCGCACCCGCTGGCCGAGGGGCGGCCCCTCCGTCGGCATCCCCACCTGGTTCTACGGCCACGAGCCGCCGAACCCGTTCGCCTCGCACATCGCCAAGTACTTCGCCAACGCCACCCGCGAGGACGGCCTCCTCGCCCGCTGCGGCGCCGGCGTCGTCTTCCTGCCCGGAGCCGCCGGAACCGTCCAGGAGATCTTCGACAACGCGACCCCCAACTACTACGAGTCGCGCGGCGAACCGACCCCCATGGTCCTCGTCGACCGGGCCCACTGGACGGAGAGGCTACCGACCTGGCCGCTGCTGCGATCGCTGGCGCGGGGCCGTTCGATGGAGGCCCGGATCGCCCTGGTCGACCGGATCGAGGAGGCACCGGAGGCTCTGGCACGTCTCGGGGACCGCTCAAACACGTCTTCGGATTGA
- a CDS encoding LAETG motif-containing sortase-dependent surface protein, whose amino-acid sequence MSISPRSARTSRSIGVAFASAALVLGVAGNAMACSIKDFSAVAECDGDKGVIRVTDVDPLGVKAEITVYLENNGADLRMVGSRTIEDSTAKGVTVTFDEDWEPNAEYRIHVEAKGYVDEDLPILVAPADACTAEAITPPAASKAPGKSANNNKDKGKDKEEKEKGQDESEPSQTKTSPTPSGSEGTVPAGANGDNAPSPEGDSNLAETGGDSNTGTIAAAAAALVALGAGAVYYSMRRRGASTR is encoded by the coding sequence GTGTCCATATCTCCCCGTAGCGCGCGGACTTCGCGCTCCATCGGTGTCGCTTTCGCGTCCGCCGCACTCGTGCTCGGTGTCGCGGGCAACGCCATGGCCTGCAGCATCAAGGACTTCTCCGCCGTCGCCGAGTGCGACGGCGACAAGGGCGTCATCCGGGTGACCGACGTGGACCCGCTGGGCGTCAAGGCCGAGATCACGGTCTACCTGGAGAACAACGGGGCCGACCTGCGCATGGTCGGCAGCCGGACGATCGAGGACTCCACCGCCAAGGGTGTCACCGTCACCTTCGACGAGGACTGGGAGCCGAACGCCGAGTACCGCATCCACGTCGAGGCGAAGGGCTACGTCGACGAGGACCTGCCGATCCTGGTGGCCCCCGCCGACGCCTGCACGGCCGAAGCCATCACCCCGCCGGCCGCGTCCAAGGCCCCGGGGAAGTCAGCGAACAACAACAAGGACAAGGGCAAGGACAAGGAGGAGAAGGAGAAGGGGCAGGACGAGAGCGAGCCGTCCCAGACCAAGACCTCCCCCACGCCGTCCGGGTCCGAGGGCACCGTGCCCGCGGGTGCGAACGGTGACAACGCCCCCTCCCCCGAGGGCGACTCCAACCTCGCCGAGACCGGTGGCGACTCCAACACCGGCACGATCGCCGCTGCCGCGGCGGCCCTGGTGGCTCTCGGCGCCGGTGCCGTGTACTACAGCATGCGGCGGCGTGGGGCCTCCACACGCTGA
- a CDS encoding VOC family protein encodes MYQQMIFVNLPVNDLDASKKFFTELGYALNPQFSDENAASVVISDTIVAMLLTKPFYATFTKKEISDATKTSEVMLCLSAESRAKVDELVEKAAAAGGTVSEKVQEMDFMYGRAFDDLDGHTWEVVWMDPSAIEG; translated from the coding sequence ATGTACCAGCAGATGATCTTCGTGAACCTGCCCGTGAACGACCTCGACGCCTCGAAGAAGTTCTTCACGGAGCTCGGCTACGCGCTCAACCCCCAGTTCAGCGACGAGAACGCGGCCTCCGTCGTGATCAGCGACACCATCGTGGCGATGCTGCTCACCAAGCCGTTCTACGCGACCTTCACCAAGAAGGAGATCTCGGACGCCACGAAGACCAGCGAGGTGATGCTCTGTCTGAGCGCCGAGAGCCGCGCGAAGGTCGACGAGCTGGTCGAGAAGGCGGCCGCCGCCGGCGGCACCGTCTCGGAGAAGGTCCAGGAGATGGACTTCATGTACGGCCGCGCCTTCGACGACCTCGACGGCCACACCTGGGAGGTCGTATGGATGGACCCGTCCGCGATCGAGGGCTGA
- a CDS encoding gamma-aminobutyraldehyde dehydrogenase, with protein sequence MSTELRRLRNYIDGEFRDAVDGRTTEVVNPATGEAYATAPLSGQADVDAAMAAAEAAFPAWRDTTPAERQKALLKIADAFEERAEELIAAEVENTGKPIGLTRSEEIPPMVDQIRFFAGAARMLEGRSAGEYMEGMTSIVRREPVGVCAQVAPWNYPMMMAVWKFAPAIAAGNTVVLKPSDTTPASTVLIAEIIGSILPKGVFNVITGDRDTGRLMVEHPIPAMASITGSVRAGMSVAESASKDLKRVHLELGGKAPVVVFADTDIAKAVEDISVAGFFNAGQDCTAATRVLVQEGIHDEFVSALAKAAAETKTGQPDDEDVLYGPLNNPNQLKQVAGFIERLPAHAKVEAGGHQVGEKGYFYAPTVVSGLKQDDEIIQREVFGPVITVQSFSDEAQAVEWANGVEYALASSVWTKDHGRAMRMSKALDFGCVWINTHIPLVAEMPHGGFKKSGYGKDLSGYGFDDYTRIKHVMTSLD encoded by the coding sequence GTGAGCACCGAGCTGCGTCGTCTGCGTAACTACATCGACGGGGAATTCCGTGACGCCGTCGACGGACGGACCACCGAGGTGGTCAACCCCGCGACGGGCGAGGCCTACGCGACAGCGCCCCTGTCCGGCCAGGCCGACGTCGACGCGGCGATGGCCGCCGCAGAGGCCGCGTTCCCGGCCTGGCGGGACACGACCCCGGCCGAACGCCAGAAGGCCCTGCTGAAGATCGCCGACGCGTTCGAGGAGCGGGCCGAGGAACTGATCGCGGCGGAGGTGGAGAACACGGGCAAGCCGATCGGGCTGACCCGCTCCGAGGAGATCCCCCCGATGGTGGACCAGATCCGCTTCTTCGCGGGCGCCGCGCGGATGCTGGAGGGGCGCTCGGCCGGCGAGTACATGGAGGGCATGACCTCGATCGTCCGCCGTGAGCCCGTCGGCGTCTGCGCCCAGGTCGCGCCGTGGAACTACCCGATGATGATGGCCGTGTGGAAGTTCGCGCCGGCGATCGCCGCGGGCAACACCGTCGTGCTGAAGCCGTCGGACACCACGCCCGCGTCGACCGTCCTGATCGCCGAGATCATCGGGTCGATCCTGCCCAAGGGCGTCTTCAACGTCATCACCGGTGACCGTGACACCGGCCGGCTGATGGTCGAGCACCCGATCCCGGCGATGGCGTCGATCACCGGGTCCGTGCGGGCCGGCATGTCCGTCGCCGAGTCCGCGTCCAAGGACCTCAAGCGGGTCCACCTGGAGCTGGGCGGCAAGGCGCCGGTCGTCGTCTTCGCCGACACCGACATTGCCAAGGCCGTCGAGGACATCTCGGTGGCGGGCTTCTTCAACGCGGGGCAGGACTGTACGGCCGCGACCCGTGTCCTCGTCCAGGAGGGCATCCACGACGAGTTCGTGTCCGCGCTCGCCAAGGCGGCGGCCGAGACGAAGACCGGGCAGCCCGACGACGAGGACGTGCTGTACGGCCCGCTCAACAACCCCAACCAGCTCAAGCAGGTCGCCGGGTTCATCGAGCGGCTGCCGGCCCACGCCAAGGTCGAGGCCGGCGGCCACCAGGTCGGCGAGAAGGGGTACTTCTACGCGCCGACCGTCGTCTCCGGGCTCAAGCAGGACGACGAGATCATCCAGCGGGAGGTCTTCGGGCCGGTCATCACCGTGCAGTCCTTCTCGGACGAGGCACAGGCCGTCGAGTGGGCGAACGGCGTGGAGTACGCGCTGGCCTCGTCCGTGTGGACGAAGGACCACGGGCGCGCCATGCGGATGTCGAAGGCCCTCGACTTCGGGTGCGTGTGGATCAACACGCACATTCCGCTGGTCGCGGAGATGCCGCACGGCGGGTTCAAGAAGTCCGGGTACGGCAAGGACCTGTCGGGATACGGGTTCGACGACTACACGCGGATCAAGCACGTGATGACGTCGTTGGACTGA
- a CDS encoding glycerophosphodiester phosphodiesterase: protein MRTVTAVAHRGAPYRHRENTLDSLRAGLELGADAVEFDVRTTRDGVPVLLHDSTLNRLWEVDRPLAALSAAELRGLTADGVPTLADALGATGGSRVMVDLPGAVNPRAVRQILGVVRECDAEDRVYYSADPRTVLAVRAAAPTAELALTWKTSAPPRPALLDAIRPRWLNYRFGLLTRSLADRVHRDGYLLSAWTPDTRRSMRRLLSWGVDSITTNRIDALCTLRATGEASPTL from the coding sequence ATGCGCACCGTGACAGCCGTCGCCCATCGCGGCGCCCCCTACCGCCACCGTGAGAACACGCTCGACTCCCTGCGGGCCGGGCTCGAACTGGGTGCGGACGCCGTCGAGTTCGATGTGCGGACGACCCGTGACGGGGTGCCGGTCCTGCTCCACGACTCGACGCTGAACCGGCTCTGGGAGGTGGACCGGCCGCTGGCCGCGCTCTCCGCCGCGGAGCTGCGCGGGCTGACGGCAGACGGGGTGCCGACGCTGGCCGACGCGCTGGGCGCCACCGGGGGCAGCCGCGTCATGGTGGATCTGCCGGGTGCGGTGAACCCACGGGCGGTGCGGCAGATCCTCGGCGTCGTACGGGAGTGCGACGCCGAGGACCGTGTCTACTACAGCGCAGACCCGCGGACCGTGCTCGCCGTCCGCGCCGCCGCCCCCACGGCCGAGCTCGCCCTCACCTGGAAGACCTCCGCACCGCCGCGTCCCGCCCTCCTCGACGCCATCCGTCCGCGCTGGCTGAACTACCGCTTCGGCCTCCTCACCCGCTCCTTGGCGGACCGCGTCCACCGGGACGGCTACCTCCTCTCCGCCTGGACCCCTGACACCCGGCGCTCGATGCGCCGTCTGCTGTCCTGGGGGGTCGACTCGATCACCACCAATCGCATCGACGCCCTGTGCACACTCAGAGCCACCGGCGAGGCGAGCCCCACCCTTTGA
- a CDS encoding YceI family protein has protein sequence MNLFTRAASLRRPAAPTASQLPHESAAFAPDGPSDPSLAMLTGEWMIDAAHSRIGFSVRHALVTTVRGAFTEYQSRLYFDGRDPSRSRAEIVLSTTSVDTGVEQRDAHLMGRDFLDAANHPRMRFVSTAVRLVGNDVYRMAGELTIKSITRPVDLELTYIGHVMDPFGYERVGFDGTTTINRSEWGLTYNQRLAEGGAMVSEKVRLQFDIAAIRSIPGG, from the coding sequence ATGAACCTGTTCACCCGTGCTGCGTCCCTGCGCCGCCCGGCAGCCCCCACAGCCTCACAACTCCCCCACGAGTCAGCGGCATTCGCCCCCGACGGCCCGTCCGACCCCTCCCTCGCCATGCTGACCGGCGAATGGATGATCGACGCGGCGCACAGTCGTATCGGTTTCTCCGTCCGGCACGCCCTGGTCACGACCGTGCGCGGGGCATTCACCGAGTATCAGAGCCGGCTCTATTTCGACGGCCGTGATCCATCGCGCTCACGGGCCGAGATAGTGCTGTCCACCACGTCCGTCGACACCGGAGTGGAACAACGTGACGCTCATCTGATGGGTCGCGACTTCCTGGATGCCGCGAACCATCCGCGTATGCGCTTCGTCAGTACGGCGGTGCGTCTTGTGGGCAACGATGTCTATCGCATGGCCGGGGAACTCACGATCAAGAGCATCACCCGTCCCGTCGATCTGGAACTCACCTATATAGGACACGTCATGGACCCCTTCGGATACGAGCGGGTCGGATTCGACGGGACCACCACCATCAATCGTTCCGAATGGGGCCTCACCTACAACCAGCGGCTCGCGGAAGGCGGCGCCATGGTCAGCGAGAAGGTGCGCCTGCAGTTCGACATCGCCGCGATCCGCTCGATCCCCGGCGGCTGA